In Halobaculum magnesiiphilum, the following proteins share a genomic window:
- a CDS encoding MutS-related protein — protein sequence MRLEQYWGVGPKTAETLRESLGESAAIDAIESADVRALVDAGVTRGRATRVLRRANGKEAMDLFGTRDAREVYDDLLDIAAGYAVTEHAADRVRVLTPLTSDDRREERLDDVLEARDAWADLSESDRDAVLDAFADYDEAGGTDRAAVECALALREAGLRGGTFAALDGIDEDALREAAAALAALTDDGVAAGADDRLDRLRERSTAARDLADSAFDVVETVRKRGARDPDAFRSAVVEYVAEETGLTRGRIESAGPEEAVDSADFVGSTLRTLADELAAEADERAAEVRDELEADVADGAADVEAIVDAVSDIAFLLSLARFAVAHDLSRPALAGDGVAVTNARNLFLSGEVQPVTYGVGDHDLAGEASAAGIPAGDRVAVLTGANSGGKTTLLETVCQVVVLASMGLPVPAEAAHVGRFDTVVFHRRHASFNAGVLESTLKSVVPPLVGEGRTLMLVDEFEAITEPGRAADLLNGLVELTVDRGAVGVYVTHLADDLSPLPEAARVDGIFAEGLTSDLDLLVDYQPRFGVVGKSTPEFIVSRLVANASDRAVRQGFEELASAVGEEAVQRTLSDAEWAAEQGE from the coding sequence ATGCGACTGGAACAGTACTGGGGCGTCGGGCCCAAGACCGCCGAGACGCTCCGCGAGTCCCTCGGCGAGTCGGCCGCGATCGACGCCATCGAGTCGGCGGACGTGCGCGCGCTCGTCGACGCGGGCGTCACCCGCGGCCGCGCGACCCGGGTGCTCCGGCGGGCGAACGGGAAGGAGGCGATGGATCTCTTCGGGACCCGCGACGCCCGCGAGGTGTACGACGACCTGCTCGACATCGCCGCCGGCTACGCGGTCACCGAGCACGCCGCCGACCGCGTGCGCGTGCTCACGCCGCTCACGAGCGACGACCGCCGCGAGGAGCGCCTCGACGACGTCCTCGAAGCCCGCGACGCGTGGGCGGACCTGAGCGAGAGCGATCGGGATGCGGTCCTCGACGCTTTCGCCGACTACGACGAGGCCGGCGGCACCGACCGCGCGGCCGTCGAGTGCGCGCTCGCGCTCCGGGAGGCGGGACTTCGCGGGGGAACCTTCGCGGCTCTCGACGGGATAGACGAGGACGCCCTCCGGGAGGCCGCCGCCGCGCTCGCGGCGCTCACCGACGACGGCGTCGCCGCCGGCGCCGACGACCGGCTCGACCGCCTGCGCGAGCGCTCGACGGCCGCCCGCGACCTCGCCGACTCGGCGTTCGACGTGGTAGAGACGGTCCGCAAACGGGGCGCGCGCGACCCCGACGCGTTCCGCTCGGCCGTCGTCGAGTACGTCGCCGAGGAGACCGGGCTGACCCGCGGCCGGATCGAGTCCGCCGGCCCGGAGGAGGCGGTCGACTCGGCGGACTTCGTCGGCTCCACGCTCCGCACCCTCGCCGACGAGTTAGCGGCGGAGGCCGACGAGCGCGCCGCCGAGGTCCGCGACGAACTGGAGGCGGACGTTGCCGACGGCGCCGCGGACGTGGAGGCGATCGTCGACGCGGTCTCCGACATCGCCTTCCTCCTCTCGCTGGCCCGCTTCGCCGTCGCACACGACCTCTCGCGGCCGGCCCTCGCCGGCGACGGCGTCGCGGTCACGAACGCCCGGAACCTCTTCCTCTCGGGGGAGGTGCAGCCGGTGACCTACGGTGTCGGCGACCACGACCTCGCGGGCGAGGCATCCGCCGCGGGGATACCTGCCGGTGACCGCGTCGCCGTGCTCACGGGGGCCAACTCCGGCGGGAAGACGACGCTGCTGGAGACCGTCTGTCAGGTCGTGGTCCTCGCGTCGATGGGGCTGCCCGTCCCCGCCGAGGCCGCCCATGTCGGCCGGTTCGACACCGTCGTGTTCCACCGCCGGCACGCCTCGTTCAACGCCGGGGTGCTGGAATCGACGCTGAAGTCCGTCGTCCCGCCGCTGGTCGGCGAGGGGCGGACGCTGATGCTCGTCGACGAGTTCGAGGCGATCACCGAGCCCGGGCGCGCGGCCGACCTGCTCAACGGCCTCGTCGAGTTGACGGTCGACCGCGGCGCCGTCGGCGTGTACGTCACCCACCTCGCGGACGACCTGTCGCCGCTGCCCGAGGCCGCCCGCGTGGACGGCATCTTCGCCGAGGGGTTGACGAGCGACCTGGACCTGCTCGTCGACTACCAGCCCCGCTTCGGCGTCGTCGGCAAGTCGACGCCGGAGTTCATCGTCTCGCGGCTCGTCGCCAACGCCTCAGACCGCGCCGTCCGCCAGGGGTTCGAGGAACTCGCGTCGGCCGTCGGCGAGGAGGCCGTCCAGCGGACGCTCTCGGACGCGGAGTGGGCGGCCGAGCAAGGAGAGTGA
- a CDS encoding UPF0058 family protein has product MRKNELVHLHTLLRTAAGYLSARGDLPDDALDAYESHGVTPMSMRADRGDHEAAVTALATGLAATAADDGGADDDTTGGGEDDDGGSGNPSSDEASPRAVEGSPSGPSPE; this is encoded by the coding sequence ATGCGGAAGAACGAGCTGGTTCACCTCCACACGCTCCTCCGGACGGCGGCCGGCTACCTCTCCGCGCGCGGCGACCTTCCGGACGACGCCCTCGACGCCTACGAGTCACACGGGGTCACGCCGATGTCGATGCGGGCCGACCGGGGCGATCACGAGGCCGCGGTGACCGCGCTCGCGACCGGTCTCGCGGCGACGGCCGCCGATGACGGTGGCGCCGACGATGACACAACCGGAGGCGGCGAGGACGACGACGGCGGGTCCGGGAACCCGTCATCCGACGAGGCGTCGCCGCGGGCGGTCGAGGGATCGCCGTCGGGTCCGTCGCCGGAGTGA
- a CDS encoding CopG family transcriptional regulator has product MAKDTVRYPDKVVDEIDALVDDGVFESKSEFYRFSAEYVLALVSDEWEPETFNYGEIRDELDLQEEPVLLGADGGRDFLNAVITVRQLGLRNDFAEAEQFIDENYETTDRSGMILEELLRVYRDRADNGSSSGA; this is encoded by the coding sequence ATGGCTAAGGACACCGTACGGTACCCAGACAAGGTCGTCGACGAGATCGACGCGCTCGTCGACGACGGCGTTTTCGAGAGCAAGTCCGAGTTCTATCGATTCTCCGCGGAGTACGTGCTCGCGCTCGTCAGCGACGAGTGGGAGCCCGAGACGTTCAACTACGGCGAGATCCGCGACGAGTTGGACCTCCAGGAGGAGCCCGTACTGTTGGGTGCCGACGGCGGCCGCGACTTCCTCAACGCGGTCATCACCGTCCGCCAGCTCGGGCTGCGCAACGACTTCGCGGAGGCCGAGCAGTTCATCGACGAGAACTACGAGACCACCGACCGCTCGGGGATGATCCTCGAGGAGCTGCTTCGCGTCTACCGCGACCGCGCCGACAACGGGTCGAGCTCCGGCGCCTGA
- a CDS encoding MFS transporter, translating to MQRPSLDAVRGFDRAVYVVAFGQLINVFGGGLVYPFATVHFHLQVGIALSVVGLGLGAKSVTTAAGTAVGGFLADVVGRKPVMVASMALSAVALAAFAFVPDIAGAVPAAVPAATGVSALGVAFVGVCVASGFVRGLYTPASHAMTADLTEAAERDRGYALLKVANNVGFGAGFVVGGVLYSVASVAVFVADGATSAVVALVILLFVPRVAGDDAGSDIAADADDGAAEGDTGGGGDGALAAWWRAATRPRVLALAGVNVGFAVMYAQMQTTVPIVAKEGLGLTAAQLGTLYVVNPLTIVLLQIPLVDAVGGWRRTRGLAVSACFWAVAMLAAWGADLARVPEGTGLAVPAVLLGVALVGGHLFLRTVGEILHSPLASALMSDLGTAAERGTQLSMLEVAKRLGIGLGSFAGGLFFDYGLSGLLWPTLVAVCGLVVAALLWLERSVTPVENGAVGDATEAVAEPAVDD from the coding sequence GTGCAGCGCCCGTCGCTCGACGCCGTCCGCGGGTTCGACCGCGCCGTCTACGTCGTCGCCTTCGGACAGCTCATCAACGTCTTCGGCGGCGGGCTCGTCTACCCGTTCGCGACGGTCCACTTCCACCTGCAGGTCGGGATCGCGCTGTCGGTCGTCGGCCTCGGGCTCGGCGCAAAGAGCGTCACGACCGCCGCGGGGACGGCCGTCGGCGGGTTCCTCGCGGACGTGGTCGGTCGCAAGCCCGTGATGGTCGCCTCGATGGCGCTCTCGGCGGTCGCGCTCGCTGCGTTCGCGTTCGTGCCCGATATCGCCGGCGCCGTTCCGGCGGCGGTCCCCGCCGCGACGGGCGTCTCGGCGCTCGGCGTCGCGTTCGTCGGCGTCTGCGTCGCGTCCGGGTTCGTCCGCGGGCTCTACACGCCCGCGAGCCACGCAATGACCGCCGATCTCACCGAGGCCGCCGAGCGCGACCGCGGATACGCCCTCCTCAAGGTCGCGAACAACGTCGGCTTCGGCGCCGGCTTCGTCGTCGGGGGCGTCCTCTACTCGGTGGCGTCGGTCGCCGTCTTCGTCGCCGACGGCGCCACCTCGGCGGTCGTCGCGCTCGTCATCCTCCTGTTCGTCCCGCGCGTCGCCGGCGACGACGCCGGGAGCGACATCGCCGCCGACGCGGACGACGGCGCCGCTGAGGGCGACACCGGAGGCGGCGGCGACGGCGCGCTCGCGGCGTGGTGGCGCGCGGCCACCCGACCGCGAGTGCTCGCGCTGGCCGGCGTCAACGTCGGCTTCGCGGTCATGTACGCGCAGATGCAGACGACCGTCCCGATCGTCGCCAAGGAGGGATTGGGCCTGACGGCCGCCCAACTCGGCACGCTGTACGTCGTGAACCCCCTCACCATCGTCCTCCTGCAGATCCCGCTCGTCGACGCCGTCGGCGGGTGGCGTCGCACGCGGGGGCTCGCCGTCTCGGCGTGCTTCTGGGCGGTCGCGATGCTCGCGGCGTGGGGTGCCGACCTCGCCCGCGTCCCCGAGGGCACGGGCCTCGCCGTCCCGGCGGTACTGCTCGGCGTCGCGCTCGTCGGCGGACACCTCTTCCTCCGGACGGTCGGGGAGATCCTCCACTCGCCGCTGGCGTCCGCGCTGATGTCGGATCTCGGGACCGCGGCCGAGCGCGGAACGCAGCTGTCGATGCTCGAAGTCGCCAAGCGGCTCGGCATCGGACTGGGGTCGTTCGCCGGCGGGCTGTTCTTCGATTACGGGCTCTCGGGGCTGCTGTGGCCGACGCTGGTCGCGGTGTGCGGGCTCGTCGTCGCGGCGCTGCTGTGGCTGGAGCGGTCCGTGACGCCGGTCGAGAACGGCGCCGTCGGCGACGCGACGGAGGCGGTCGCCGAGCCCGCAGTCGACGACTGA
- a CDS encoding ribonuclease P protein component 4, with protein sequence MNDARIAEERIDRLADFARELARAGDDERAREAVRLARRIAERHRCGLPRRFDRFTCDACDSYLLPGRTARVRLQEGSHVVIRCDCGATERYPYRG encoded by the coding sequence ATGAACGACGCACGGATCGCCGAGGAGCGGATCGACCGCCTCGCCGACTTCGCCCGGGAGCTGGCCCGCGCCGGCGACGACGAGCGCGCCCGCGAGGCCGTCAGGCTCGCGAGGCGGATCGCCGAGCGGCACCGCTGCGGGCTCCCCCGGCGGTTCGACCGGTTCACCTGCGACGCGTGCGATTCGTACCTCCTCCCCGGCCGCACCGCGCGCGTCAGGCTACAGGAGGGAAGTCACGTCGTGATCCGCTGTGACTGCGGCGCGACCGAACGCTACCCGTACCGGGGGTGA
- a CDS encoding YhbY family RNA-binding protein: MTDQDLRKQAHDLDVTVWVGKKGVSAVVDELDDQLKDRELVKVKFHRSAQAGTDVDELAADLAERVSADLIETRGHTAVLHR; this comes from the coding sequence ATGACCGATCAGGACCTACGCAAGCAGGCTCACGACCTCGACGTGACCGTCTGGGTCGGGAAGAAGGGCGTCTCGGCGGTCGTCGACGAGCTCGACGACCAACTGAAAGATCGCGAGCTCGTGAAGGTGAAGTTCCACCGCTCGGCGCAGGCGGGCACCGACGTGGACGAACTCGCCGCCGACCTGGCCGAGCGGGTGTCGGCCGACCTGATCGAGACGCGCGGTCACACCGCCGTGTTGCATCGATGA
- a CDS encoding mechanosensitive ion channel family protein has translation MTFGSAPGVPIPVLQTGGETGNPATFVADLLEGAGVPGTFADPAGAAITFLVVLAAFVVAGRVLIVPLVSRLLDSQGLETHAKRPLEKLTTVIVVFVGIAVAFGFAGYGDFLQSLATIAAAATLAIGFAMQDVIKNFVAGIFIFTDKPFRIGDWIEWDGHSGVVEDISFRVTRVRTFDNELLTVPNSQLTDDVIKNPVAKDTLRLQFLFGIGYDDDIEHATEIIVEEAERHPEILGDPAPSVRLTELADSYVGLKSRIWIENPSRADWVKIRGEYVRDVKERFDEEGIEIPFPQRDLSGGVELNTPAEGSAVPGDD, from the coding sequence ATGACGTTCGGAAGCGCACCCGGCGTTCCGATCCCCGTCCTCCAGACCGGCGGCGAGACGGGCAACCCCGCGACGTTCGTCGCCGACCTGTTGGAGGGGGCCGGCGTCCCCGGGACGTTCGCGGATCCCGCGGGCGCGGCGATCACGTTCCTCGTCGTGCTGGCGGCGTTCGTGGTGGCCGGCCGGGTACTGATCGTCCCGCTGGTGAGCCGACTCCTCGACTCCCAGGGGCTCGAAACCCACGCGAAGCGGCCGCTGGAGAAACTGACCACCGTGATCGTGGTCTTCGTCGGCATCGCCGTCGCGTTCGGGTTCGCCGGCTACGGCGACTTCCTGCAGTCGCTGGCGACGATCGCCGCCGCGGCGACGCTCGCCATCGGCTTCGCGATGCAGGACGTGATCAAGAACTTCGTCGCCGGGATCTTCATCTTCACCGACAAGCCGTTCCGCATCGGCGACTGGATCGAGTGGGACGGCCACTCCGGGGTCGTCGAGGACATCTCCTTCCGGGTGACCCGGGTGCGGACCTTCGACAACGAGCTGCTGACGGTCCCCAACTCGCAGCTCACCGACGACGTCATCAAGAACCCCGTCGCGAAGGACACCCTCCGCCTGCAGTTCCTCTTCGGCATCGGCTACGACGACGACATCGAACACGCGACCGAGATCATCGTCGAGGAGGCCGAGCGCCACCCCGAGATCCTCGGCGACCCGGCGCCGTCGGTGCGCCTGACGGAGCTGGCCGACAGCTACGTCGGGCTCAAGAGCCGCATCTGGATCGAGAACCCCTCGCGGGCGGACTGGGTGAAGATCCGCGGCGAGTACGTGCGGGACGTGAAGGAGCGATTCGACGAGGAAGGCATCGAGATCCCGTTCCCGCAGCGGGACCTCTCGGGCGGCGTGGAACTGAACACGCCCGCGGAAGGGAGCGCGGTGCCCGGCGACGACTGA
- a CDS encoding acyl-CoA dehydrogenase — MDFALTTEQRQIRDMVAEFVDEEIKPRAAEIDEEDEFPRDIVDQMAELGLMGMPFPEEYGGAGLDYHSYALGLSEIARGSGGLGTVVAAHISLAGNMLYAFGDEDQKREYLTPLAEGEDIGAFALSEAGAGSDVPAMETTAKKDGDGYVVNGGKLWISNGSVADTVTLFAKTDPDAGNKGISSFVVRPEEDDGFIVEGTEHKLGDKGCPTAELRFDDMFLPEDRLLGEEGDGFVQALKTLNGGRITIAARGVGIARAALEEAAEYATERDQFGGPISQFQAIQHKIADMDTKLQAAELLMHKAADLKIKGEPFIKEAAQAKLYASEISREVANEAIQIHGGYGYTKDFPVERYYRDAKLNEIYEGTSEILRNTIARQVLDE, encoded by the coding sequence ATGGACTTCGCGCTGACAACCGAGCAACGACAGATCCGCGACATGGTCGCGGAGTTCGTCGACGAGGAGATCAAGCCGCGCGCCGCCGAGATCGACGAGGAGGACGAGTTCCCCCGCGACATCGTCGATCAGATGGCCGAGTTGGGGCTGATGGGCATGCCGTTCCCCGAGGAGTACGGCGGCGCCGGCCTCGATTACCACAGCTACGCGCTCGGGCTCTCGGAGATCGCGCGCGGCTCCGGCGGCCTCGGCACCGTCGTGGCGGCGCACATCTCGCTGGCGGGCAACATGCTGTATGCCTTCGGCGACGAGGACCAGAAGCGGGAGTACCTCACCCCGCTGGCGGAGGGCGAGGACATCGGCGCGTTCGCGCTCTCGGAGGCCGGCGCCGGGTCGGACGTGCCCGCGATGGAGACCACGGCGAAGAAGGACGGCGACGGCTACGTCGTCAACGGCGGGAAGCTGTGGATCTCGAACGGCTCGGTCGCCGACACGGTGACGCTGTTCGCGAAGACCGACCCCGACGCCGGGAATAAGGGCATCTCCTCGTTCGTCGTGCGCCCCGAGGAGGACGACGGCTTCATCGTCGAGGGGACCGAGCACAAGCTCGGCGACAAGGGCTGTCCCACCGCGGAGCTCCGCTTCGACGACATGTTCCTCCCAGAGGATCGCCTGCTCGGCGAGGAGGGCGACGGCTTCGTGCAGGCGCTCAAGACGCTCAACGGCGGCCGGATCACCATCGCCGCCCGCGGCGTCGGCATCGCCCGCGCGGCGCTGGAGGAGGCCGCCGAGTACGCGACCGAGCGCGACCAGTTCGGCGGCCCGATCTCGCAGTTCCAGGCGATCCAGCACAAGATCGCCGACATGGACACGAAGCTGCAGGCCGCGGAGCTGCTGATGCACAAGGCGGCGGACCTGAAGATCAAGGGCGAGCCGTTCATCAAGGAGGCCGCGCAGGCGAAGCTGTACGCCAGCGAGATCAGCCGCGAGGTCGCCAACGAGGCGATCCAGATCCACGGCGGCTACGGCTACACGAAGGACTTCCCCGTCGAGCGCTACTACCGCGACGCGAAGCTCAACGAGATCTACGAGGGCACCAGCGAGATCCTGCGTAACACGATCGCACGGCAGGTCCTCGACGAGTAA
- a CDS encoding phytoene/squalene synthase family protein, protein MPDADRPAATHPDADLAWCHEAVQGVSRTFALTVDTLDEPMSSYICLGYLVCRIADTVEDADHIAPDQQAALLREFDAALDPDDETDAADFRASVDPHLPPADDRSADWEVVAEVERVFATFEDLPPEVRRAVVPPAREMATGMADFVERYADEGGLRIETRGELEEYCYYVAGTVGTLITNLVTTLGTVDDERTERLYEVAEEFGLLLQLVNVAKDVHDDYTEENNVYLPAEWLDEEGVPQEEVVAPEHREGTASVVSRTAGYARGFLDGAQTYLEHVPLVEGNTLAAWTIPYLLAVGTLRELSKHPERAVTGEGVKVSREEVFAVVTAAHEHGRDALPRLRESIATQPFHTAPSAAD, encoded by the coding sequence ATGCCCGACGCCGACCGCCCCGCCGCGACCCACCCCGACGCCGACCTCGCGTGGTGCCACGAGGCCGTCCAGGGTGTCTCGCGCACCTTCGCGCTGACTGTCGACACCCTCGACGAGCCGATGTCGTCGTACATCTGCCTCGGCTATCTCGTCTGCCGGATCGCCGACACCGTCGAGGACGCCGACCACATCGCCCCCGACCAACAGGCCGCCCTCCTCCGGGAGTTCGACGCCGCCCTCGACCCCGACGACGAGACTGACGCCGCGGACTTCCGCGCGTCGGTCGACCCGCACCTCCCGCCCGCGGACGACCGCTCGGCCGACTGGGAGGTCGTCGCCGAGGTGGAGCGCGTGTTCGCCACCTTCGAGGACCTCCCGCCGGAGGTGCGCCGCGCGGTCGTCCCGCCCGCCCGGGAGATGGCGACCGGAATGGCCGACTTCGTCGAGCGCTACGCCGACGAGGGCGGCCTCCGGATCGAGACCCGCGGGGAACTGGAGGAGTACTGCTACTACGTCGCCGGCACCGTCGGCACCCTCATCACGAACCTCGTCACGACGCTGGGCACCGTCGACGACGAGCGCACCGAGCGCCTGTACGAGGTCGCCGAGGAGTTCGGCCTCCTACTCCAACTGGTCAACGTCGCCAAGGACGTGCACGACGACTACACCGAGGAGAACAACGTCTACCTCCCGGCGGAGTGGCTCGACGAGGAGGGGGTCCCCCAGGAGGAGGTCGTCGCGCCCGAGCACCGCGAGGGCACCGCCAGCGTCGTCTCGCGCACGGCGGGGTACGCGCGCGGCTTCCTCGACGGCGCGCAGACGTACCTCGAACACGTCCCGCTGGTCGAGGGCAACACCCTCGCGGCGTGGACCATCCCGTACCTGCTGGCGGTCGGGACGCTGCGCGAACTGTCGAAGCACCCCGAGCGCGCGGTAACGGGCGAGGGCGTGAAGGTGAGCAGGGAGGAGGTGTTCGCGGTCGTCACCGCGGCCCACGAGCACGGCCGCGACGCGCTGCCGCGGCTTCGGGAGTCGATCGCCACGCAGCCGTTCCACACGGCGCCGTCGGCGGCTGATTGA
- a CDS encoding antitoxin VapB family protein: MSRTSIPIDSATKDRLSDLKREDETWDEFLIRITSDEQPIEFGAWSDDEADEAMQRLREGRERPE; encoded by the coding sequence ATGAGCCGAACGTCCATCCCGATCGACTCGGCGACGAAGGATCGTCTCTCCGATCTGAAGCGGGAGGACGAGACGTGGGACGAGTTCCTGATCCGGATCACCAGCGACGAGCAGCCGATCGAGTTCGGTGCGTGGTCGGACGACGAGGCCGACGAGGCCATGCAGCGGCTCCGCGAGGGGCGGGAGCGCCCCGAGTAA
- a CDS encoding thioredoxin family protein, with product MVQTDSDSELARGDAAPDFELPGVDGETHALADFADHSAVLVVFTCNHCPYAQAKFDLLNRVAAEYDDCAVVGINPNDADEYPEDSVEKMIEYVESGEVAYDAYLRDETAAVAEAYGAVCTPDPFLLRNEGDGAFTLAYHGRLDDALNPDEESTEIYIDDAIDAVLAGEDVPLDPGPSRGCSIKWP from the coding sequence ATGGTCCAGACCGATTCCGACTCCGAGCTCGCCCGCGGCGACGCCGCACCCGACTTCGAACTCCCCGGCGTCGACGGCGAGACGCACGCCCTCGCGGACTTCGCCGACCACTCGGCCGTACTGGTCGTGTTTACCTGCAACCACTGTCCGTACGCGCAGGCGAAGTTCGACCTGCTGAACCGCGTTGCCGCCGAGTACGACGACTGCGCGGTCGTCGGGATCAACCCCAACGACGCCGACGAGTACCCAGAGGACTCCGTCGAGAAGATGATCGAGTACGTCGAATCCGGAGAGGTGGCCTACGACGCGTACCTCCGCGACGAGACCGCCGCGGTTGCCGAGGCGTACGGCGCGGTCTGCACGCCCGATCCCTTCCTGCTTCGCAACGAGGGCGACGGCGCGTTCACCCTCGCGTACCACGGCCGCCTCGACGACGCGCTCAACCCCGACGAGGAGTCGACCGAGATCTACATCGATGACGCCATCGACGCCGTGCTCGCGGGCGAGGACGTTCCCCTCGATCCGGGGCCGAGCCGCGGCTGTTCGATCAAGTGGCCCTGA
- a CDS encoding RNA-binding protein, whose product MSSVPFHYVDLRAFCYATEDEKRVEDALRTFLPDEFEIDRVVNAGHHGDRIVVVSARVERADDVRHVLSKLSDLAEWDRVLAELDERVDDNNSLFLRLDKQAAFKGSAELGPGITFRAKVEAYPAKHETAVKNARETFEELAEEAGGAGESGGEAA is encoded by the coding sequence ATGAGCTCCGTTCCCTTCCACTACGTCGATCTGCGGGCCTTCTGCTACGCCACCGAGGACGAGAAGCGCGTCGAGGACGCGCTTCGGACGTTCCTCCCCGATGAGTTCGAGATCGACCGGGTCGTCAACGCCGGCCACCACGGCGACCGCATCGTCGTGGTCTCGGCGCGCGTCGAGCGCGCCGACGACGTGCGCCACGTCCTCTCGAAGCTCTCCGATCTGGCGGAGTGGGACCGCGTGCTCGCCGAACTGGACGAGCGCGTCGACGACAACAACTCGCTGTTCCTCCGGCTCGACAAGCAGGCCGCGTTCAAAGGCAGCGCAGAACTCGGCCCGGGGATCACCTTCCGCGCGAAGGTGGAGGCGTACCCCGCCAAACACGAGACGGCCGTGAAGAACGCCCGCGAGACGTTCGAGGAGTTGGCAGAGGAGGCGGGCGGCGCGGGCGAGTCCGGCGGCGAGGCGGCCTGA
- a CDS encoding LEA type 2 family protein, with protein sequence MVTVPDRRRTAALALVSVLVVTGAMLVPVLSSHIAAARTDRVAVSATGASVIDDGDRFVVSLRIDNPTPAPIVVRESSSRSGVAVFAGDDRLGLSRGIAVSGARVPADGSATMTMTFDVAEAYRPATRETVAGAEVRGSLPVEIAGFETALNVRAAVGAD encoded by the coding sequence ATGGTGACGGTTCCCGATCGCAGACGAACGGCGGCGCTCGCGCTCGTTTCCGTCCTCGTCGTGACCGGAGCGATGCTCGTTCCGGTGCTCTCCAGTCACATCGCCGCCGCCCGGACCGACCGGGTCGCCGTGTCCGCGACCGGCGCGTCGGTGATCGACGACGGCGACCGTTTCGTCGTCTCGCTCCGGATCGATAACCCGACGCCGGCGCCGATAGTCGTTCGCGAGTCGTCCAGCCGGTCCGGAGTCGCGGTGTTCGCCGGCGACGACCGCCTCGGTCTGTCCCGCGGGATCGCCGTCTCGGGCGCCCGGGTGCCCGCCGACGGCTCGGCGACGATGACGATGACGTTCGACGTGGCCGAGGCGTACCGTCCGGCGACGCGCGAGACGGTCGCCGGGGCCGAGGTCCGCGGGTCGCTGCCCGTCGAGATCGCCGGCTTCGAGACGGCGCTGAACGTTCGGGCGGCCGTGGGGGCCGACTGA
- a CDS encoding DUF1918 domain-containing protein: MTEFEKDDSVVLHDEHSEFDGETGTVTQVMETMFGDATYTISFEEGQEQGVPADALEAAGDADDDEE, from the coding sequence ATGACCGAATTCGAGAAGGACGACAGCGTCGTGCTGCACGACGAGCACAGCGAGTTCGACGGCGAGACCGGCACCGTGACGCAGGTCATGGAGACGATGTTCGGCGACGCCACCTACACGATCAGCTTCGAGGAGGGCCAGGAGCAGGGCGTTCCCGCGGACGCGCTGGAGGCCGCCGGCGACGCGGACGACGACGAGGAGTAA
- a CDS encoding EamA family transporter, translating to MNYIAWSVVALAAYSFVAPLMRLATAGEGAIPSTVAAFVANSVLVVATLAVIGFTGDGVVEHLADPRMRYVLGAGACLAVGILAYYRALAVGRVSIVAPIFAMFFVASSAVGVVLLDEPVTARKLLGVGFAMVAVVLVAGE from the coding sequence ATGAACTACATCGCCTGGTCGGTGGTGGCGCTGGCGGCGTACTCGTTCGTCGCGCCGCTGATGCGACTGGCGACCGCCGGCGAGGGTGCCATCCCGAGCACGGTCGCCGCGTTCGTCGCCAACTCGGTGCTCGTGGTCGCGACGCTCGCCGTCATCGGCTTCACCGGCGACGGCGTCGTCGAGCACCTCGCGGACCCGCGGATGCGCTACGTGCTCGGAGCGGGCGCCTGTCTCGCGGTCGGCATCCTCGCGTACTACCGCGCGCTGGCGGTCGGCCGGGTGTCGATCGTCGCGCCCATCTTCGCGATGTTCTTCGTCGCCTCCTCGGCGGTCGGCGTCGTCCTCCTCGACGAGCCCGTCACCGCTCGGAAGCTCCTCGGCGTCGGGTTCGCGATGGTCGCCGTCGTCCTCGTCGCCGGCGAGTAG